The following are encoded together in the Pedobacter steynii genome:
- a CDS encoding glycoside hydrolase family 130 protein — translation MKDQAQRFTENPLLSPADLKPSRAGLEISCLLNPGVFTFEGKTWLLVRVAERPAQQEGVISFPVLKEDGIEIIEIPTDDPELNAEDPRVIRYKGVDYLTTLSHLRLLCSEDGIRFYEPEGYPFLQGENMQEAFGIEDCRVSLLNGTYYLTYTAVSEQGVGVGLRTTKDWKNFESEGMIIPPHNKDCAIFEEKINGKFYALHRPSSVDIGGNYIWLAESPDGIHWGKHKCLVTTRKNSWDSARVGGGAAPIKTEKGWLEIYHGANSAHQYCLGAFLLDLLDPSIVIARSEKPIMMPTTTYELSGFFGHVVFTNGHVVKGDELTIYYGAADEFVCGAKFSIAEILNSLSYEHD, via the coding sequence ATGAAAGATCAGGCACAAAGATTTACAGAAAATCCATTATTGTCGCCCGCCGATTTAAAGCCAAGCAGAGCCGGACTGGAAATCAGCTGTCTCTTAAACCCAGGTGTCTTTACTTTTGAAGGAAAGACCTGGCTGCTGGTCCGCGTGGCAGAAAGACCGGCTCAGCAGGAAGGGGTCATTTCTTTTCCGGTATTAAAGGAGGATGGAATTGAAATTATAGAAATCCCTACTGATGATCCGGAGCTGAATGCGGAGGATCCAAGAGTGATCAGGTACAAAGGCGTAGATTATCTGACTACCCTTTCTCATTTGCGCCTGCTCTGCAGTGAAGATGGGATCCGCTTTTATGAACCTGAAGGCTATCCGTTCCTGCAGGGAGAAAATATGCAGGAAGCTTTTGGAATAGAGGACTGCAGGGTAAGCCTGCTGAATGGTACTTACTACCTGACTTATACTGCCGTTTCAGAACAAGGGGTAGGTGTGGGGTTGCGTACAACGAAAGACTGGAAAAATTTTGAATCTGAAGGGATGATCATTCCTCCTCACAATAAGGATTGCGCCATTTTTGAAGAAAAGATCAATGGGAAATTTTATGCCTTGCACCGCCCAAGCAGCGTGGACATTGGCGGGAATTACATCTGGCTTGCAGAATCTCCGGACGGCATACACTGGGGGAAACATAAATGTCTCGTCACTACCCGAAAAAATAGCTGGGATAGTGCCAGGGTAGGTGGAGGGGCAGCACCAATCAAAACGGAAAAGGGCTGGCTGGAAATTTACCATGGTGCCAATTCAGCTCATCAGTATTGTTTAGGTGCCTTTTTACTCGATCTGCTCGACCCTTCCATCGTGATTGCAAGATCAGAAAAACCAATTATGATGCCCACAACTACTTACGAGCTGAGTGGTTTCTTCGGGCATGTTGTATTCACCAATGGCCATGTGGTTAAAGGGGATGAACTCACAATTTATTATGGTGCTGCCGACGAATTTGTTTGCGGGGCTAAATTTTCTATAGCTGAAATCTTAAACTCCTTATCCTACGAGCATGATTAA
- a CDS encoding SusC/RagA family TonB-linked outer membrane protein produces MKRNLLFSLGLSLLIVLSGLSALAQVKLSGKVTDENQQPFPGVVVQQLNTPNKTATDANGAYVITLLPDGPKSLVFNYVGYLPVTLPYTGNALLNLSMKPSVSDLNEVIVVGYTSLRKNTISGAMGNLNVGDGEKRRVPDVAQMLQGQVSGVQVTQSTGAPGDPINIRIRGENTIGFNSPLFIVDGTPTLDISFLNPSDIKSLSVMKDAASAAIYGARAAGGVVQITTKQGVANRSTLELSYYNGIQKVTNLPTLLNTAQYLSKQEQAWKNGGKPDPNPFTAAKGRTDLADTDWLNELFETGRSQNAQLTASGGSDQVQYLLSGAYYKQNGIVVYNHDQYERFNFRANINAKLTDRFKIGTNLQMSTAKQDWLSSKGDAPGIIRHALLRPPVLSVFKDPSDPTYKTDNPFTDLPFYKFNSSNGGWDQNFERTSNPIALAYFANDKRNNVKTFGNAYAEYAFLGDKSLTLRTNLGVDLNFLHNKAFLQNFGDDDNNDPNEVDPGAGRQNRPNGLNEERGEELNLTWNNTLNYVKTIDKHAINGLVGTEYIKNKASGLSASRKRYDYTTNSFQYIDFGSSARDLWNGGNASEWALFSVFASGTYVYDSRYMLTANLRGDASSRFGENKQWGYFPSVSAGWAISEESFMKEVKWISNLKLRASTGKLGNQQIPNYAYLSTMIKDGEGYSLNRYGNPDLKWETTSQQNIGLDFNLFSNKLALSADYFVKTTSDILLQLSLPEMVGSVSPTYVNAGKVRNKGFEFSASYRNAIGDFNYSLSGNMATLNNKVIQLHPNVPTLSGPFTRTVPGQPLNAFYGYKMEGIYQTQAEVTQHLSGTSNPSQVPGDIKFADLDGNGQINDNDRTFLGNPIPKFSYGINLSGGYKGFDFSVFMQGVQGIDKYNDAKKITDFDSRPFNSSIAVLQSWNGPGTSNTMPRVSTTDTGVSRVSSLFVEDASYFRIKNVELGYSFGDLMKKTKLGVKDVRLYVSGQNLYTSTKYSGLDPESIDQVDMGTYPQSRAFLFGVNVKF; encoded by the coding sequence ATGAAAAGAAATCTACTCTTCTCACTGGGTTTGTCACTGTTAATCGTGCTATCAGGGCTTAGTGCTCTGGCCCAGGTAAAACTAAGTGGAAAAGTGACTGATGAAAATCAGCAACCCTTTCCGGGGGTTGTTGTTCAGCAACTGAATACACCAAACAAAACGGCTACGGATGCAAATGGAGCATATGTGATTACGCTACTTCCGGACGGCCCGAAATCACTCGTGTTTAATTATGTTGGTTATCTTCCGGTAACGCTTCCTTATACCGGAAATGCACTATTGAACCTATCGATGAAACCCAGTGTTTCAGATTTGAATGAGGTCATCGTAGTGGGGTATACGAGCTTACGTAAAAATACCATTTCCGGAGCGATGGGAAACCTGAATGTTGGTGATGGAGAGAAACGAAGGGTTCCTGATGTGGCACAAATGCTGCAAGGTCAGGTGTCTGGAGTACAGGTAACGCAAAGTACCGGCGCACCAGGTGACCCGATCAATATCCGCATTCGCGGAGAGAATACCATTGGATTCAACAGCCCTTTATTTATTGTAGATGGAACACCAACGCTGGACATTTCTTTTTTAAATCCTTCAGATATTAAAAGCTTATCAGTCATGAAAGATGCCGCTTCTGCTGCGATCTATGGTGCACGTGCGGCTGGTGGGGTGGTTCAGATCACCACTAAACAAGGGGTAGCCAACCGCTCTACACTGGAACTGAGCTATTATAACGGAATTCAGAAGGTGACCAATCTGCCCACACTCCTAAATACGGCTCAATACCTGAGCAAACAGGAACAGGCCTGGAAAAATGGGGGGAAACCGGATCCAAATCCTTTTACCGCAGCGAAGGGAAGAACGGATCTGGCAGATACCGATTGGCTGAATGAACTTTTTGAAACGGGAAGGTCCCAAAATGCACAGTTAACGGCAAGTGGTGGCAGCGATCAGGTTCAATACCTTTTGTCTGGTGCTTATTACAAACAAAATGGAATTGTGGTCTATAACCACGATCAGTATGAACGCTTTAATTTCAGGGCAAATATTAACGCAAAACTGACGGACCGCTTTAAAATCGGAACCAATCTCCAGATGTCAACGGCAAAACAGGACTGGTTATCTTCAAAAGGTGACGCACCAGGGATTATTCGCCACGCCCTGTTAAGACCGCCGGTATTGTCGGTTTTCAAGGACCCTTCAGACCCAACTTATAAAACCGACAATCCTTTTACGGACCTGCCTTTTTATAAATTCAATAGCAGCAATGGCGGATGGGACCAGAATTTTGAGAGAACTTCCAACCCGATCGCACTCGCTTATTTTGCCAACGACAAAAGAAATAATGTGAAAACTTTTGGAAATGCCTATGCGGAATATGCATTCCTGGGCGATAAATCCCTGACGTTAAGAACAAACCTGGGTGTCGACCTGAATTTTCTGCACAATAAGGCATTCCTGCAAAACTTTGGAGATGACGACAACAATGATCCCAATGAGGTGGATCCGGGGGCAGGCAGACAAAACCGGCCAAACGGATTGAACGAGGAAAGAGGCGAGGAACTGAACCTGACCTGGAACAATACCCTGAATTATGTCAAAACGATTGATAAACATGCCATCAACGGATTGGTAGGAACAGAATATATTAAAAATAAAGCATCAGGGCTTTCTGCTTCCAGAAAACGTTATGATTATACCACTAACAGTTTTCAGTACATCGATTTTGGCTCTTCTGCCAGAGACCTTTGGAATGGTGGAAATGCGAGTGAATGGGCGCTGTTCTCTGTTTTTGCTTCCGGAACTTATGTGTATGATTCGCGCTATATGTTAACGGCAAATCTCAGGGGAGATGCTTCTTCCAGATTTGGAGAGAATAAACAATGGGGATATTTTCCTTCTGTATCTGCCGGATGGGCGATCTCCGAAGAATCTTTCATGAAGGAGGTCAAATGGATTTCAAACTTAAAACTAAGGGCAAGTACAGGAAAACTGGGAAATCAGCAGATTCCTAATTATGCCTACCTGAGTACCATGATTAAAGATGGGGAAGGATATTCACTGAACCGTTATGGCAATCCCGACCTGAAATGGGAAACGACTTCACAACAGAATATCGGACTGGATTTTAACCTGTTCAGTAACAAACTGGCCCTCTCGGCCGATTATTTTGTGAAAACTACTTCTGATATCCTTTTGCAACTGAGTTTGCCTGAAATGGTGGGTTCAGTGAGCCCGACGTATGTAAATGCAGGTAAAGTAAGAAATAAAGGATTTGAATTTTCTGCCAGTTATCGCAATGCCATCGGTGATTTTAACTATTCCCTAAGCGGAAATATGGCAACCTTAAATAACAAAGTCATACAGCTACATCCGAATGTGCCGACGCTGAGCGGACCATTCACAAGAACGGTTCCCGGCCAACCACTAAATGCATTCTATGGTTATAAAATGGAAGGAATTTACCAAACCCAGGCCGAGGTAACACAACACCTGTCCGGAACAAGTAATCCATCACAGGTACCCGGAGATATCAAATTTGCTGACCTGGATGGAAATGGCCAGATCAATGATAATGACCGGACTTTCCTTGGGAACCCGATTCCTAAATTTTCCTATGGCATCAACCTGTCTGGTGGTTATAAAGGTTTTGACTTTTCGGTATTCATGCAAGGAGTTCAGGGGATAGACAAATACAATGATGCGAAGAAGATTACCGATTTTGACAGCAGGCCATTTAACTCTTCAATAGCGGTTCTTCAAAGCTGGAATGGCCCGGGAACATCGAATACCATGCCGCGGGTGAGTACCACCGATACGGGAGTAAGCCGGGTGTCCAGTCTGTTTGTTGAAGACGCGTCTTATTTCAGGATTAAAAATGTGGAACTCGGTTATTCTTTCGGTGATCTGATGAAGAAAACAAAACTGGGAGTAAAGGATGTCAGACTTTATGTTTCTGGTCAGAACCTGTATACAAGCACGAAGTACAGTGGCCTGGATCCGGAATCTATCGATCAGGTGGATATGGGGACCTACCCGCAATCACGCGCATTCCTGTTTGGTGTAAATGTTAAATTTTAA
- a CDS encoding carboxy terminal-processing peptidase, producing the protein MLGRLSFVFFTTAVLACQAAAPKTQPVVEGVKNIKPDIQQQFVMKEVVGLIENYNYKKVKINDSISSIIFDQYLKSLDQGKNYFLSSDIRDFEKYRYELDNDFKNGDLSVPFYMYNTYLKRLNERLDYAVAQVKKEMNFGQNDTYVYDRSKMPWPASVAELNDTWKRRVKYELINLNLAGSAPAKSMETVSKNYQDLKIQVAKVNNQDVFQMLMDAFTASLDPHTNYFNASNATAFNEEMSRSIVGIGALLMIENEVPKIVNVVPGGPAAKGKQLSAGDRIVAVAQGDGPFVSIVGWRLEVSISKIKGAKGTKVRLKVIPDGKELSSEPVIVELIRDKVIQQAQSAQKSVKTVNSNGRDYKVGVIYVPAFYLDFEAARAGDKNFKSTTRDVKMLIDTLKNQDKVDGIVMDLRGNGGGALLEAVSLAGLFIDKGPVVQVKNISGKTRVEGLTGEELSWTGPLGVIVDRSSASSSEIFTGVIQDYDRGIVMGSQTYGKGTVQSVISLNRLVNPEVLKKMAALINQGDSTREKGANPSEINLGQINLTMDKYYRITGSSTQHKGVSPDISFPSRYQMDKIGESSQPSALSWDVINGAPFQPLANLSTIKAELIKRSEKRMAESLYFKFFKQNLAEAKKRSNERSVTLNEAKIKKERDDQEAENFNRRNELRVYRGLPVLKKGDKATKDDSFDFIEDESVKVMADFMGLSLGNKKV; encoded by the coding sequence ATGTTAGGAAGGTTATCATTTGTGTTTTTTACCACAGCTGTGCTTGCTTGTCAGGCTGCTGCACCGAAAACGCAACCTGTTGTAGAGGGAGTGAAGAATATAAAACCAGATATACAGCAACAATTTGTGATGAAAGAAGTGGTTGGATTGATTGAAAACTACAACTATAAAAAGGTCAAAATCAATGATTCTATCTCTTCCATCATTTTTGATCAATACCTGAAATCTTTAGATCAGGGGAAAAACTATTTTCTGAGTTCCGATATCAGGGACTTTGAGAAATACAGGTACGAGCTGGATAATGATTTTAAGAACGGGGATTTAAGTGTGCCTTTTTACATGTATAATACTTATCTGAAAAGACTGAATGAACGTCTGGACTATGCAGTTGCACAAGTTAAAAAAGAGATGAATTTCGGACAGAATGATACTTATGTTTATGACCGTTCAAAAATGCCCTGGCCTGCTTCCGTGGCCGAATTAAATGATACCTGGAAAAGACGGGTTAAATATGAACTGATCAATTTAAACCTTGCCGGTTCCGCACCAGCCAAAAGCATGGAGACGGTAAGCAAAAACTATCAGGATTTAAAAATTCAGGTTGCAAAGGTCAATAATCAGGATGTTTTTCAGATGTTGATGGATGCTTTTACAGCGTCACTGGATCCACATACAAATTATTTCAATGCTTCTAATGCGACTGCATTTAATGAAGAAATGTCGCGTTCGATTGTGGGAATCGGTGCTTTGCTGATGATCGAAAATGAGGTGCCTAAAATTGTCAATGTAGTACCTGGTGGACCTGCGGCCAAGGGAAAGCAATTGAGTGCGGGCGACCGGATTGTAGCAGTAGCTCAGGGAGATGGTCCTTTTGTAAGTATCGTTGGCTGGAGACTGGAGGTGAGTATTTCCAAGATCAAGGGCGCTAAAGGCACAAAGGTTCGCTTGAAAGTCATCCCTGATGGCAAAGAATTGTCTTCTGAACCGGTGATTGTGGAATTGATCCGTGATAAAGTCATTCAACAGGCACAATCAGCCCAGAAAAGTGTAAAGACCGTTAATAGTAATGGTAGAGATTATAAAGTTGGGGTGATCTATGTTCCGGCATTTTATCTTGATTTTGAAGCAGCAAGAGCCGGAGATAAGAATTTTAAAAGCACCACACGTGATGTTAAAATGCTGATTGATACTTTGAAAAATCAAGATAAGGTAGATGGAATTGTGATGGATTTACGTGGAAATGGTGGAGGTGCTTTATTGGAAGCGGTTTCACTGGCCGGATTATTTATTGACAAAGGACCGGTAGTTCAGGTAAAAAATATAAGCGGTAAAACCAGAGTTGAAGGCTTAACAGGAGAGGAGCTTTCCTGGACAGGTCCATTGGGAGTAATCGTAGACCGTTCGAGCGCCTCCTCTTCAGAGATCTTTACGGGAGTAATTCAGGATTATGACCGGGGGATTGTGATGGGAAGTCAGACTTATGGTAAAGGAACGGTTCAATCTGTAATCAGCTTAAACAGACTGGTGAACCCGGAAGTGCTTAAAAAAATGGCTGCCTTAATTAATCAAGGTGATTCTACACGTGAAAAGGGAGCTAATCCTTCGGAAATTAATTTAGGACAGATCAACCTGACCATGGACAAATACTACCGGATAACCGGGAGCAGTACACAGCATAAAGGGGTGAGTCCGGATATCAGTTTTCCTTCCAGATATCAGATGGATAAGATCGGTGAGAGCAGTCAGCCTTCAGCGCTATCCTGGGATGTGATCAATGGTGCTCCCTTCCAGCCGCTTGCCAACCTTTCGACAATAAAAGCAGAATTGATCAAAAGAAGTGAAAAACGCATGGCTGAGTCTTTATATTTTAAATTCTTTAAACAAAACCTTGCGGAAGCTAAGAAGCGTAGCAATGAACGTTCTGTCACTTTAAACGAGGCAAAGATTAAAAAGGAACGTGACGATCAGGAAGCCGAGAACTTCAACCGACGAAATGAATTAAGGGTTTACAGAGGTCTTCCCGTATTAAAAAAGGGAGATAAAGCGACTAAGGATGATTCTTT
- a CDS encoding RagB/SusD family nutrient uptake outer membrane protein, producing MKQLYISLFAVGLMFTAGCKKELYKDPIGLITPEQVSTDPTLNTVVSSVDASYRMLSYTLNLMGNWDWSGGKVIRPDVILQDIAGGDVLKKWNPDGDQPWMDDIAGFRFTSENGGFNGVWAFNYQGISKANLALSYLTDEALIAKIGMEATLRSRLLGEAYFLRAYYYFDLVNNFGDVPIITKPLKTFNEAYEVARTVPQSQAWALINDDLSKAKAALPATKFSSTAEKWRVSKGAVVALQAKVALYNQKWTEVIALVTELEGMGMYTLNANYFDNFNVSKEFNDNEVIFAYDHISGQTVRKGNGISALLDWGFFAPSADFLNAFETNDPRLAYTVNVTDKNVNKLLGSLNGANKGNDDGPSNKIMIRMADVLLWKAEAYNENNAYVNAITIINNIRRRARTSPTAAGGIAPIGTLPDRSVAVTNKAQIKSWLMQERRVELGFEGQRLNDLKRWKTAKTVLTALGKNFQDHNYLYPVPQGEVDKSGKAIVQNPGY from the coding sequence ATGAAACAATTATATATATCCTTATTCGCCGTAGGCTTAATGTTTACTGCGGGTTGTAAGAAAGAGCTGTATAAAGATCCGATTGGGTTAATTACCCCGGAACAGGTGAGCACAGACCCGACCTTAAATACAGTGGTCTCTTCGGTTGATGCTTCCTATAGAATGTTGTCCTATACCTTAAACCTGATGGGAAACTGGGATTGGTCTGGTGGTAAAGTGATTCGCCCGGATGTCATCCTGCAGGATATCGCCGGAGGGGATGTGTTAAAGAAATGGAACCCGGATGGGGATCAACCCTGGATGGATGATATTGCCGGTTTCAGGTTCACCTCAGAAAACGGAGGTTTTAATGGGGTCTGGGCTTTTAACTATCAGGGAATCTCCAAAGCCAACCTGGCACTCAGCTATCTGACAGACGAAGCGCTGATTGCGAAGATCGGGATGGAGGCAACACTGAGGAGTCGGTTGCTTGGAGAAGCCTACTTTTTAAGGGCGTATTATTATTTTGACCTGGTTAATAATTTCGGGGATGTCCCGATCATCACCAAACCTCTAAAAACCTTTAATGAGGCTTATGAAGTGGCGAGAACGGTTCCGCAATCACAAGCCTGGGCATTAATCAATGATGACCTGAGTAAAGCTAAAGCGGCACTTCCGGCTACGAAATTTTCGAGTACGGCAGAGAAATGGCGGGTATCAAAAGGAGCTGTTGTGGCATTGCAGGCGAAGGTAGCCCTGTATAACCAGAAATGGACGGAAGTGATTGCACTGGTGACGGAGCTGGAAGGAATGGGCATGTATACCTTGAATGCCAATTACTTTGACAATTTCAATGTGTCGAAAGAGTTTAACGACAATGAAGTCATCTTTGCCTATGACCACATCTCCGGACAGACTGTCCGTAAAGGAAATGGGATCAGTGCTTTGTTAGACTGGGGCTTCTTTGCACCCAGCGCTGATTTTCTGAATGCTTTCGAAACCAATGATCCGAGATTAGCTTACACAGTTAATGTGACGGATAAAAATGTAAATAAGCTATTGGGATCGCTTAACGGTGCAAATAAAGGCAATGATGATGGACCAAGTAATAAAATCATGATCCGGATGGCGGATGTGTTGCTTTGGAAAGCTGAAGCCTATAACGAAAACAACGCTTATGTCAATGCAATAACCATCATCAACAACATCCGAAGGCGCGCAAGAACTTCGCCAACAGCTGCAGGAGGCATTGCCCCGATCGGTACATTACCGGACCGTTCAGTGGCGGTGACCAATAAAGCGCAGATCAAAAGCTGGCTGATGCAGGAGCGAAGGGTGGAACTTGGCTTCGAAGGGCAACGGTTGAATGATCTTAAGCGCTGGAAAACAGCAAAAACAGTGTTGACTGCCCTGGGCAAGAATTTCCAGGACCACAATTACCTGTATCCCGTACCACAGGGTGAAGTGGATAAATCAGGAAAAGCAATCGTACAAAACCCAGGTTATTAA
- a CDS encoding MFS transporter → MINKLKSEIAHFKTQSHNFKVLTLTNLIYSIVLPVIDIFVAAYVMRSSNDPVKVVVYQLTIYTGIPLTFLINGWLLNRFPIKVLYSFGMVLSAISMMIMMSLKTLDITGIGIAGIVMGMSFGFYWANRDFLALATTNDSNRNYYYGLETFFYTIIAVVIPVIIGWFIEFSATAGDAKMAYKIVTGVVFVITIAASVMCFTGKFSNPVNKKFIYFKFHTYWYRLMSLAVLKGLVQGFLVTAPAMLIMLLLGKEGALGTAQSVGAVFAAVLMYIIGRKTGPEHRIYVFGTGLVLFTVAALINGILFNETGVILFMLFLLLAKPLLDLAYFPIQFSVIDILTKKEKRSEFAYILNHEAGLYIGRLTGAGTFLLLAYYFSNEIALRYAIIIVAVLQLSSYWVAKGILKKGKIMNEELQLEEESQAKVMVPAAV, encoded by the coding sequence ATGATTAATAAACTAAAGTCCGAAATCGCGCATTTCAAGACCCAGTCTCATAATTTTAAAGTGCTGACTTTAACCAATCTGATCTATAGCATTGTTTTGCCGGTGATCGATATTTTTGTGGCAGCTTACGTGATGCGAAGTTCAAACGATCCGGTAAAGGTGGTGGTGTATCAGCTGACCATCTATACCGGAATTCCATTAACTTTTCTGATCAATGGCTGGTTGTTAAACCGTTTTCCGATTAAAGTACTTTATTCCTTTGGAATGGTGCTCAGTGCCATCTCGATGATGATCATGATGTCGCTGAAAACACTTGACATTACCGGAATCGGAATCGCAGGTATTGTGATGGGGATGTCTTTTGGCTTTTACTGGGCGAACCGGGATTTCCTGGCCCTGGCCACGACCAACGACAGCAACCGCAATTACTATTATGGCCTGGAAACATTTTTCTATACCATCATCGCGGTTGTCATTCCGGTGATCATTGGCTGGTTCATTGAGTTTTCTGCCACTGCCGGTGATGCAAAAATGGCTTATAAAATTGTAACGGGTGTCGTATTTGTCATTACCATTGCAGCTTCAGTGATGTGCTTTACCGGAAAGTTCAGCAATCCGGTTAACAAGAAGTTTATCTATTTTAAGTTTCATACTTACTGGTACCGGCTGATGTCGCTGGCAGTTTTAAAAGGCCTGGTACAGGGGTTTTTGGTGACCGCTCCGGCAATGCTGATCATGCTGCTGCTTGGAAAAGAAGGGGCATTGGGAACAGCTCAGTCGGTAGGAGCAGTATTTGCTGCGGTGCTGATGTACATCATCGGCCGTAAAACCGGACCGGAACACCGGATTTATGTGTTCGGAACAGGCCTTGTTTTATTTACCGTTGCTGCGCTCATTAACGGAATCCTGTTTAATGAAACCGGAGTCATCCTGTTTATGTTGTTCCTTCTGCTGGCTAAGCCGCTGCTGGACCTGGCCTATTTTCCCATCCAGTTTAGTGTGATCGATATCCTGACTAAAAAAGAAAAGAGAAGCGAATTCGCCTATATTTTAAACCATGAAGCCGGACTATATATTGGCCGCCTTACCGGTGCCGGAACATTTCTGCTGCTGGCCTATTATTTTTCCAATGAAATAGCCCTTCGCTATGCCATTATTATTGTTGCCGTTTTGCAGCTGAGTTCTTACTGGGTAGCAAAAGGGATCCTGAAAAAGGGAAAAATAATGAATGAAGAACTACAGCTGGAAGAAGAAAGCCAGGCCAAAGTGATGGTTCCGGCTGCGGTTTAA
- a CDS encoding membrane dipeptidase: protein MAFFDLHCHPGLKTLFLPQDGRQFSAWSNLNPKDHLIGDILESQCSLKMLMQQGDMNLVCLTLHPPEIGMIDQFLLKIGAATVYKKFLSRDRLNEMITLTSSYQQTFAQEFANISAAPRPEDQIEAGKKIKFLKNWNEYQATDFNTLHILFNIEGAHTFYDLNNRVKDIEQVVGNFNSFISKGFRVLYFTLAHLTPNEFITHAYGNKLLTKGPLLPKGIGITAFGKRMIENAYAKKVFIDVKHMSLVSRRIFYLFRKKHFPDMPIIASHIGLTGESWTVFRKDRNMVINPVRKSYGYKLTWLKNRGKLEGTDFYPLSINLYNEDITEILGSKGLIGISLDLRILGGKDKTGALQSDFYSHEEYELLTAPDADQQIQALSEQFDMGQIDNGNTTLNLVHPEPQDIGDLNEADAELQQIFASKKKTDLSADYRYHVRLVLNHIIRIWEITDWYGMPAPWDHLCIGSDFDGMIAAVACFRNSTEAATFALSLKTELELELPHYPDIHLTAGEIVDRLMFRNAKAFLEKHF, encoded by the coding sequence ATGGCATTCTTTGATCTTCATTGTCACCCCGGACTAAAAACCCTATTCCTCCCACAAGATGGAAGGCAATTTTCTGCCTGGAGCAACCTAAATCCTAAGGATCACCTGATTGGCGACATTCTGGAATCTCAATGTTCCCTAAAAATGCTAATGCAGCAGGGGGATATGAACCTGGTTTGTCTGACCCTGCATCCACCGGAAATCGGAATGATTGACCAATTTCTGCTAAAAATAGGTGCTGCAACGGTCTATAAAAAATTCCTGAGCAGGGACCGGTTAAATGAGATGATCACCTTAACCAGCTCATACCAGCAGACTTTTGCACAGGAATTTGCAAACATCAGTGCAGCTCCAAGACCTGAAGATCAGATAGAAGCGGGAAAGAAGATTAAATTCCTCAAAAACTGGAACGAATATCAGGCTACCGATTTCAATACCCTGCATATCTTATTTAACATCGAAGGAGCGCATACCTTTTACGACCTTAACAATAGGGTGAAGGATATAGAACAGGTGGTCGGTAATTTCAATTCTTTTATAAGTAAAGGTTTTAGGGTCTTATATTTCACACTGGCGCATTTAACACCAAATGAATTTATTACCCATGCCTACGGGAATAAACTGCTTACAAAAGGACCGCTGCTGCCCAAGGGAATAGGGATCACTGCATTTGGGAAGCGAATGATTGAAAATGCCTATGCTAAAAAGGTCTTCATCGACGTCAAACACATGAGCCTTGTTTCCCGGCGGATTTTCTATCTGTTCAGAAAGAAACATTTTCCGGATATGCCCATCATCGCCAGCCATATTGGTTTGACAGGAGAGAGCTGGACGGTATTTCGGAAAGATAGAAATATGGTCATCAACCCGGTCAGGAAGAGCTATGGCTATAAATTGACCTGGCTTAAAAACAGGGGTAAACTGGAAGGAACAGACTTCTATCCGCTCTCCATAAATTTATATAATGAAGACATTACTGAAATCCTGGGTAGTAAAGGCCTTATCGGCATCTCTCTGGACCTGAGAATACTTGGTGGTAAAGATAAAACCGGAGCTTTGCAAAGTGATTTTTACAGCCATGAAGAATATGAATTGCTCACTGCTCCGGATGCAGATCAACAAATACAGGCCTTATCCGAACAGTTTGATATGGGGCAAATCGACAACGGCAATACCACGCTCAACCTGGTTCATCCCGAGCCTCAGGACATAGGGGATCTGAATGAAGCCGATGCAGAACTCCAGCAGATCTTTGCTTCAAAAAAGAAAACGGACCTGTCTGCGGATTACAGGTACCATGTGCGCTTGGTACTTAACCATATCATCCGGATCTGGGAAATTACAGACTGGTACGGGATGCCTGCACCATGGGATCATTTATGTATCGGCTCTGACTTCGACGGGATGATTGCAGCAGTAGCTTGTTTTCGGAATTCAACAGAGGCGGCAACTTTTGCCCTGTCACTAAAAACTGAACTGGAGCTTGAACTACCGCATTACCCGGATATCCATCTTACCGCCGGCGAAATTGTAGATCGTTTGATGTTTCGAAATGCGAAGGCTTTTCTGGAAAAACATTTTTAA